The region CTTGGGCTGGGGAGTCCGGGACTGGGGAGCCGGGGACTGAGGAACCGGGGATTGGGTCGCCTGAGACTGGGCCGCCTGGGATTGGGACACCTGAGTTTGCATATCGCTTTGCATCTTTACTATACCTCCGATTTGCTGCTGTTTTCTCCAATATCATCTTATCATATATATATAAATATAAGGATATTATAGCATATATCAGGCATTCCTAAAAGGACGTCCATCCTCCGTCTGTCTGTACCGTGGCCCCTGTCATGTGGGTGGCGTCATCTGATACCAAAAACAGGATGGATGCCGCCTGCTCCTCTGCCGTGGCCTCCCGTTCCAGCATGGAGGTGAGCTTCTGTCCGGCCATGGACTGGGCCTTTGCAGGGTCCATACCAGCTTTGATGGCTGCCTCTCTATGGTTCTTCACATATTCATATGCCTCGGCTACCATGGGCGTGGTGGTGCCTGCGGGATTGACTGAGTTTATGCGGATTCCGTATCTGGCGTAATCAAGGGCCAGGTTCTTAGTCAGTCCGTTGACCGCATGTTTGGACGCCACATAGGCAGGATTGCCCGGAAGGCCTGTGAGCCCGGCAATGGATGCATTGTTGACAATGACGCCCCCATTCCCTTCCTTCATGAATTCCCTGATTTCGTGCTTGCAGCAGAAAAATACGGAATAAAAGTTGTTCGCCATGGTGTAGTCCATCTGCTCCTGCTCTAACTCATGGAGCGGACTGGGATTTCCCTTGACGCCCGCGTTGTTAATGGCAATGTCCAGATGTCCATAAGTCTTCACTGCCGCATCCACCATCTGTTCTGCATGCTCCTCCGCGGACAGATCCAGATTCAGGAAAATGGCTGTGCCTCCTTCTGCCCTGACAGCATTGAGTACACGCTCTCCCTCCTCCTTCAGCCGGTCAGCCAGCACCAGCTTCGCTCCTTCCTTCGCCGCCCGGATGGCTGTGGCCTCACCGATACCCCTGGCCGCGCCAGTCAGAATGATTACCTTATCTTTAAAACGGTTGGGATAAAATTGTTTCATGTATGAATTGCCTCCTGTTATTTGGTGGGGTTATTTTATCCCAAATACAAAGGTATTTCCACCACGTCTGATTGTGAAAAAATTATTAAAATTTCATAAAAAACACAGCAGTACAGAATTCCTCCATACTGCTGTGTCCCCTCACTTTATGGTTTATATTATGCCTTATTTATTATGCTTTATTTAATGAGGCTTATTTAATCCGTCATCAATAACTGCCATACCTGTTCTCCGGGGCCTCGGCCAGCGGAACAGGGTTTCCTCCAGGGTAACTACTCCTGGACCTGCATCTGCGGATACATACCTTCTGCCGGATCCGCCTCCTGAGCCGCCGCTTCCGCCAGAACCTCACCGCTGTTTCCTCTGATATCCGGAGTGTTACCGCGGTTCCATTTTTCCTGACACCCTGTACAGGCTCATAGGACTTGTACATCATTCCGGTATAGATATAATGGTTTCCGTCTGTCCCGTCGATTGATTCAGGAATCAGTCCGTTCAGCCTGCCGTCCGCTTCCGGATCCCGTCCCAAAGGGCACCTGCTCCAGAGCTTACTGTCAAGCACATTCGCCGGAACTTCCTTGTTTACCATCTCCACATTTACAGTATACATATTGATATCCCAAACCGCTTCAAAGGCAACATTGCCGGTAAACTCATGGTTGTTGATTTCTGATGCCTGATATAACTGATCTGGTTTAAAACCTGCATCCGAGGATTCCACGACCTTCCAGCCGCTGAATCCGCTTCCCTCCAGTGAAGGAATCAGGTTGTCTGTAATCACCCCATATTTCTGCAGGCTGTAGGTCAGCAGCGGGTCCGTAGAATCATTCAGTGTTCCGCCTTTCAAATCAAAGACAACTGCTATGTTGTGCTTCAGCTCATCGTCTACATGCCGTTCATAAGGGCTACTGAAAAAACAGTGGAAGTAGAGTCGGGTTTACAAAATTTGAAGACATGTAACATAAGTCAAAAAAACGGGGGAAGTCTACCACGAAAAAGTAAAATTGCCAAAAAACAAGTTGACCAACCCCTCCGCGCATGGTAATATTACTATATAATTTAAACAAAAGGTCAGGTATAGCCGTAAGGTGTCACTGGTAAAGCAGGCAAGACTGGGTTATCCTATTCTGTTGTATATACAATGCAGCAGTCTGGGATAATGCCGGTCTTTTGTTTTGGGAAAAGGGACTGG is a window of Enterocloster clostridioformis DNA encoding:
- a CDS encoding SDR family NAD(P)-dependent oxidoreductase, producing the protein MKQFYPNRFKDKVIILTGAARGIGEATAIRAAKEGAKLVLADRLKEEGERVLNAVRAEGGTAIFLNLDLSAEEHAEQMVDAAVKTYGHLDIAINNAGVKGNPSPLHELEQEQMDYTMANNFYSVFFCCKHEIREFMKEGNGGVIVNNASIAGLTGLPGNPAYVASKHAVNGLTKNLALDYARYGIRINSVNPAGTTTPMVAEAYEYVKNHREAAIKAGMDPAKAQSMAGQKLTSMLEREATAEEQAASILFLVSDDATHMTGATVQTDGGWTSF